From Astyanax mexicanus isolate ESR-SI-001 chromosome 13, AstMex3_surface, whole genome shotgun sequence, the proteins below share one genomic window:
- the LOC103036602 gene encoding GTPase IMAP family member 9-like, translating to MAWSRPFRRQELRVVLLGNVGSGKSASGNTLLGTSRFACKVSACPVTHQCEAETVTREWGKITMVDTPGLTAEIVTDTKEKLLRCLQLSAPGPHVFLLVIPLGRFTQEEKDTVQRAAQLFKEHFYTFTIILFTFKDNLKNSSISEYISTAGEGLQQLLQKCGHRYHAFNNNNPTEYDQAEQLSWKMNSLVQKNFRTYYTLDDRSKYTETLGIC from the exons ATGGCATGGTCCA GGCCTTTTAGGAGACAGGAGCTCAGGGTGGTCCTTCTTGGGAACGTAGGTTCAGGCAAAAGTGCATCAGGCAACACTCTGCTAGGCACCTCGCGCTTTGCCTGTAAAGTCAGTGCCTGCCCAGTCACTCATCAGTGTGAGGCTGAGACTGTGACTCGGGAATGGGGGAAAATCACAATGGTGGACACTCCAGGACTGACTGCAGAAATAGTCACAGATACTAAAGAAAAACTGCTTAGGTGCCTTCAGCTCTCGGCTCCAGGGCCACACGTTTTCTTGCTGGTGATCCCCCTGGGTCGATTTACCCAGGAGGAGAAGGACACAGTGCAGAGGGCAGCTCAGTTATTTAAGGAACATTTTTACACATTCACCATCATTCTCTTCACTTTTAAAGACAATCTGAAAAATAGCTCAATTAGTGAGTACATCAGCACCGCTGGAGAGGGTCTTCAGCAGCTGCTGCAGAAGTGTGGCCACAGGTACCATGCCTTCAACAACAACAATCCCACTGAATACGATCAAGCGGAACAGCTTTCATGGAAGATGAACAGCCTGGTACAAAAGAACTTCAGAACATATTACACGTTAGATGATCGCAGTAAGTATACAGAAACTTTAGGCATCTGTTAA
- the LOC103034074 gene encoding GTPase IMAP family member 7-like isoform X1 — protein MAENNDYTCDAATKEPGDSDNMQHPTSTGKEAGDSDSMRHPPTMSDMRIVLVGKTGVGKSSTGNTILSKDVFQVSHSAQSVTKDCIKVKGEVDGRKVSVIDTPGLFDTDLTESSIINRLVECIALSCPGPHVFLLVVSVGRFTQEDKQTVERLQWIFGEEATKYTIVLFTRGDRLSAQTIEEYLDSAGDALNQVVEKCGGRYCVFNNEKLDDRSQVVRLIEIIDKIVSENDAGCYTNEMYENVERAIQEREQELRKEMYESAEKAFQEREEQLRNEMEENVERAVQEREEELRNQKDQLVRAKDMEIQKLQLELRERLVQDMKKHKFPQLKKATEQCKQQ, from the exons ATGGCTGAAAACAACGACTACACTTGTGACGCTG CTACCAAAGAGCCAGGAGACAGTGACAACATGCAGCATCCTACTTCAA CTGGTAAAGAGGCAGGAGACAGTGACAGCATGCGTCATCCACCTACAA TGTCTGATATGAGGATTGTGCTGGTGGGAAAGACTGGTGTGGGCAAGAGCTCTACTGGAAACACCATATTGAGCAAGGATGTTTTCCAAGTATCCCATTCTGCCCAATCAGTGACCAAAGACTGTATAAAGGTAAAAGGAGAGGTTGACGGCAGAAAAGTGTCTGTGATTGACACTCCTGGGCTGTTTGACACTGACCTGACAGAATCGTCGATAATTAACAGGCTGGTTGAATGTATCGCACTGTCCTGCCCTGGACCTCACGTCTTCCTTCTTGTGGTCTCGGTGGGGCGATTTACTCAGGAGGATAAACAGACGGTAGAGAGACTGCAGTGGATCTTTGGAGAAGAGGCGACCAAATACACCATCGTTCTCTTCACTCGGGGAGATCGGTTATCAGCACAGACCATAGAGGAGTATTTAGATAGCGCAGGAGATGCCCTGAATCAGGTGGTGGAGAAGTGCGGTGGCCGTTATTGTGTCTTTAACAATGAGAAATTAGATGATCGGTCTCAGGTCGTCAGACTGATCGAAATAATTGATAAAATAGTATCAGAAAATGATGCGGGCTGCTACACCAATGAGATGTATGAGAATGTGGAAAGAGCGATTCAGGAGAGAGAGCAGGAGCTGAGAAAGGAGATGTATGAGAGTGCGGAAAAAGCATTTCAGGAGAGAGAAGAGCAGCTGAGAAACGAGATGGAAGAGAACGTGGAAAGAGCGGTtcaggagagagaggaagagctgAGAAACCAGAAGGATCAACTGGTTAGAGCTAAAGATATGGAAATACAAAAACTGCAATTGGAGCTGAGAGAAAGATTAGTCCAAGATATGAAGAAGCATAAATTTCCTCAGTTGAAGAAAGCCACAGAGCAATGTAAACAGCAGTAA
- the LOC103034074 gene encoding GTPase IMAP family member 7-like isoform X2, which translates to MQHPTSMSDMRIVLVGKTGVGKSSTGNTILSKDVFQVSHSAQSVTKDCIKVKGEVDGRKVSVIDTPGLFDTDLTESSIINRLVECIALSCPGPHVFLLVVSVGRFTQEDKQTVERLQWIFGEEATKYTIVLFTRGDRLSAQTIEEYLDSAGDALNQVVEKCGGRYCVFNNEKLDDRSQVVRLIEIIDKIVSENDAGCYTNEMYENVERAIQEREQELRKEMYESAEKAFQEREEQLRNEMEENVERAVQEREEELRNQKDQLVRAKDMEIQKLQLELRERLVQDMKKHKFPQLKKATEQCKQQ; encoded by the exons ATGCAGCATCCTACTTCAA TGTCTGATATGAGGATTGTGCTGGTGGGAAAGACTGGTGTGGGCAAGAGCTCTACTGGAAACACCATATTGAGCAAGGATGTTTTCCAAGTATCCCATTCTGCCCAATCAGTGACCAAAGACTGTATAAAGGTAAAAGGAGAGGTTGACGGCAGAAAAGTGTCTGTGATTGACACTCCTGGGCTGTTTGACACTGACCTGACAGAATCGTCGATAATTAACAGGCTGGTTGAATGTATCGCACTGTCCTGCCCTGGACCTCACGTCTTCCTTCTTGTGGTCTCGGTGGGGCGATTTACTCAGGAGGATAAACAGACGGTAGAGAGACTGCAGTGGATCTTTGGAGAAGAGGCGACCAAATACACCATCGTTCTCTTCACTCGGGGAGATCGGTTATCAGCACAGACCATAGAGGAGTATTTAGATAGCGCAGGAGATGCCCTGAATCAGGTGGTGGAGAAGTGCGGTGGCCGTTATTGTGTCTTTAACAATGAGAAATTAGATGATCGGTCTCAGGTCGTCAGACTGATCGAAATAATTGATAAAATAGTATCAGAAAATGATGCGGGCTGCTACACCAATGAGATGTATGAGAATGTGGAAAGAGCGATTCAGGAGAGAGAGCAGGAGCTGAGAAAGGAGATGTATGAGAGTGCGGAAAAAGCATTTCAGGAGAGAGAAGAGCAGCTGAGAAACGAGATGGAAGAGAACGTGGAAAGAGCGGTtcaggagagagaggaagagctgAGAAACCAGAAGGATCAACTGGTTAGAGCTAAAGATATGGAAATACAAAAACTGCAATTGGAGCTGAGAGAAAGATTAGTCCAAGATATGAAGAAGCATAAATTTCCTCAGTTGAAGAAAGCCACAGAGCAATGTAAACAGCAGTAA